caacaAATGCCCCCTCGAAACTTGCTTGTACACCACTTGAGAGCATATACCACGCGATCGTATGTAGTGCAAGTAAGTCTCGACACTACAGTTAAGATATAATAAGGCCGTTTTAACTTGTGCCAAGGAGATATGGATATCAGGCCGTTTctactcgtgccaaggagtatGAATATGAGgtcgttttaactcgtgccaaggagcctTAAACATTAGGCCATTTTAACTCGTAGCGAGGAGTATCATTTAGCTTcctccatttcaaatttcatatgggGTTTGCCCCCATATCGGTTGAAGGATATGTGCCTATGAAGAAATGAGAGGCAGAGAGGTCCCATTGGGCGTGCCAATTTGTAAACAAagaaatttgaataaatatatttgttttgggATTCAAAATTCTGTTACATGTATATATCAATAGGTGGGTATGGGTACAAGCTCTAGATATGTGGTCCtttgattcttcaattgatgtcttgaacgctccattgaagggcctccggatttcaagtggcttgatcttcatagaagaacttatatgcttGTTCTTCTGAAGGACCTCCGGatttcaaatggcttgatcttcaagaggTTTGGATCAACATGATAGGCATGATTTCCAGGGAGGAGCTTTTACATTTAGGATCAtggggcttttattttcatgatcatgatatctattctctaaataagcttcaaagctatttctatgattttttcCTAGGATGATTACATAGAAATGATAGGTCCTATTTATAGCTGTaggataaagagttttgataggttcaaactcttttgatattatctaattaacaaattagataacatcaatattatccaaatacatttaaataaatatactaatattgataaataatcaaaatttgttTCAAACTACCTGTCATGACAAAAGTGAAGTCCTTCTATATACTAAAGCCATAAAACTTTGGCCAATCACATTCTTGCTTTTCCCGCCTAAACAAAGTGACACCGTTTGGACTTTGGACAACCatcataataaattaagtagacttctgccaaaaaaaaaaaacacaaaatataaacgagacaaaaaggaaaacaaacacCTCAAATAactctttattttgtttttttttatacaaaagaaCAAATCTCcattatataaaatacaaccttattaaaatataaaatagtccGCACAACTAGGACCTTCAAAACAGTATACTTTTGGGACAGAAAGGACAACACCTTAAATCACTCATTGAACAAAGCTCCATAATACAGGCAAAACCTATTTACCTTTTTCAGTGGAGTTTAACACCCCTAGGCAATTACAAATTGTTCCACTATACAAGGTGCAATCTTTTTCAGTGGAGTTTATCGCTACCAGGAAATTACAAAAACAGTATACTTTCTTAACAAAAAAGGCAACTACCACCTTAAATCACTCTTTGGACAAAGATCCATAATATAGGCAAAACCTATTTACCTTTTTCAGTGGAATTTAACACCCCGAGGCAATTTCAAATTGTTCCACTATACAAGCTTCAATCTTCTTCTATAAATTCTATACATTCAGACCAGCAGCAGGTCACCATTCACCTTCCAGtttgttgtttctttgaatCCTTTGATCTCTGATTTGTAAAATCTGCAAATGGCTCAGTTATACGTCTTAGGAAAAGACATCAGGCCAGATTATACCAAAAAGGCCATAAGACTCAGATTAGTCAGAACATACATAGTTCCTGAAGGGAGAAACACAGAGGTGATAAAGAGTCAAGAATGCCTTTTTCATGACTCTGAGGTAATCTCATATTAAGTAATAAtcttttcctttaaaaataaaaaaagcaatCGTTTCATGCTGTTTAaccttataattttttttatagggcACGTATGTACATGGAAGCATTCCAAAACAATATGTGCCACAGTTTACCAATGTGTTACAAGAAGGTCAAGTGTATGCAATCAAAAATTTCCTGGTGATTTCAAACTACTATCAGTACAAAACAACTGAGCACCGATACATGATCAAGTTTAATCACGAAACACAAGTCCAGAGACACAGGAGAAAAAGTTTTCCAAACCTGATTTTTCGTCTTAAGTCTTTCGATGATCTAATATCAGGGGTGGTTTCTGACAAACAAATAATTGGTCGGTACATTATTaagtattaatttaattaatttatttatttttaaaatatatttttttacataCAATTTCATTGTAGATGTCATTGGTCGCGTTGTTGAGTTTTACTCTCCAAAAGATAAGATTATAGCTGGTCATCCTTCTAAACTGGTGGATTTTCTGATTGAGGATGCCAAGTAAGTTCAATaagttaaacaattaatacaataaatacatatttcaaatgtttttatgattttatttaattgtattttaGGGACAATCGGATTAAGTGTACTTTATGGGATGATCATGTTGAGGCAGTGATGCCTTTTTTTAATGCACACGTCGATGGCCCTTTGATTATTTTGCTACAACTTTGTCGAGCAAAACGGGTTGACAGTAAGTTCACATCacttctataaaaaaaattcagttaGAATACAACTTCATTTAAGCTATATAATTTCCTTGCactaaatttcttttatttaatagaTGAAGTCAGAATTTCAAGTTCATATACTGCCACCAAAGTATGGTTTAATCATGACTGTAAAGAATTTGCAGATTTCAAAGCTAGGTAATATTTGttccagcttttttttttttttNACTCAACTACTATAAAGGTACTGGATAAATACGACAACATTTTACATATATACCATTACAGAAATTAGGGTGTTTAATTCTAATGCCATTTGATATaccattaacaaaaaaaaaacagctttAATGGTAGATGTTGAATCTTAATATGAAAGCCTGGACTGGATTCTCACGAATTATCTTATGGCTTTCCTATGGACATTACCTTAACAATATCTCATACTGCAGTTATACCAAACAGTTAAAGAATGAAGAAATAGCCCACAACATATTCTTTCTGAATATTTCATTTTACATCAACCAAAGATTTCAAAaactttttttcaaaaataaattctaaatcttttttcaaaaactaaCAAGAAGAATTAGAGCTAACCTGTGAGGAGTCTTAGTCTATCTGGTGGTAGTATAAGCATCACATTCCATTTTCTAGAAATAAgaatgtaattatataaatattagaatattaaaaagttttataAGTTCAAAGAAAAAAGTTTTAGTGCGTTTACAATCCAGCTGTACTCCAGCTTTAGCTGACATTGGGAATGTAAACAAATTTACAGAGTTTACTTTTAGAGTTTCCTGCATTGGGGAATACActcctatatatgtgtgtacacTTCTTATCTTAAAAATCATTTCAACCAAGTCTCTTTTGATTCCAGAACCCAAGTCCTGCAGAATGAGAAAAATAACCACTTCAACAATCATAGGAAGAAAGAGGAAGCCACAATCTTCTCCAAATCCAGGTATTACAACCTTAATTCCTAACTGCATAAATCATCACATTTAATTCTCATCATGTGCAAATATCTCAACAACTGTGTTAAGAAGAACAATATAGGTACAAATAAAGCAGGAAAATAATGGACTGTTAATCACTAATGAATAACTCTTACAGTATATTTGCATATGTATTGCATATAAATTATGTTTAGTAACCCTATTTAAGAAATGTATTCGGTAACCAagaaacttaaaaattaactaattcTTTCTCAGTAAAAATTAACCAAGATACTTGAAAGAGACACTAACATAACCTCAGATTCATacagaggaaaaaaaataaaacaacaaacacataaaactgctacaaaatgttaaaatagattatatattcagaacaaaaaataacaaatggATGAATGAACTTAGCTGAGCGAACATTCTTCCTATTTTTTTATATCAAAttcttcctccttttttttGGTGCCGGCAACATCTATGTATTCGTTCAGCTTGAACATAACATTTGAAAATCCAAATTTGTTGGGAAAAAAATAGCAGATATGGCTGGAATTAGAAATCTGTAGAAATTAGAAGATGTGTTCGCTAGAATCtatagaaattataaatttgtagaACTTCACCACATGGCTGGTGGTTCAAGTCGATGGAGTTGCTGCAATGATATGTGGCCGTGTTGGTCTTTGCTCGCTGGGAGAACCGGAGAGGGTCTATATTGACGCTGGTGAACCGGAGAAGGTCGTCGGCCGTGAATGGCTGCTGTGACTGGGTTGGTCATCGTCGGCAGTCTCTCGGTGGTGGAGTTTAGCTTGCGGTCGCGATCGGCGTTTGTCTCAAACCACAGAAGATTAAATCGAAGAAGCTATAGAACAAATTTTCCTATCATACAGGTTTTAGGTCGATGATTTTGGCTTGCTTTCCATTTGCTGCGTAGAGGGAGGTAGTAAGGGGTTAGGGCAAAGAGGCGAAGAAGACGACTGGAAAATAGGATAGGGGGGTTTGGTTTGATACTTTGATCCAGATTCTGTGGCTTATATATGTTGGGTTTGTGGACCGGAGTTGGGCTGTATTAGTGGGCTAGGTTGTTGGGTAGTTAATTAATACACATAATACTAGGTATGTACATGGATTGGGCCTGttaaataataaactatattttttttgaataataataataattattattataatattaaatttacctctaataattaaataattatatatatatatatatatatatatatatatatatatatatatatatatatatttgtgtgtaaataaaattattattatgatgtcttttaaaaaatattattcagtTGATGATTAATTACCTTCCtgtatacaaatttatttatattggatGTGTTATATGGCCatgtacttatttgatttagtaaaaaaatattttgatgcaGACGACAAAGAAAATTTATCTGATAATAACCCTCAAAGTGAGAAAATTTTCATACAAGGTGCACCATTCAACACTCCTACTAGCCAGATCATGCACGGTACAATATTTTTTCCTATTCCAACAATTGTTTgatttaattctaattttttattatatttattttttacatttttcaaaattattgtaTATTCTTCATAAAAacaatttgtaattaaatatttatcattttaaaaactcTAATTCCCTTAGTACACACTCTAAGCATGTTGTTTCCCCACATTATATtacaagttatttatttatttacatttgacAGCATTAattatcaatatttaaattgggGAGACGATATATCAAGTTGCTTATGATCTAATTAAACTCTACTATATTTTGAAATCCAACCATTGCGATCTAATTAAACTCTACTATATTTTGAAATCCAACCATTGCATtttatttacttctttatttaccgttatcaaatatttttttatttcaatttgttATAACATGATGCAATAAACTATCTCCTagacttttcttcttctttttttttttttttttataaaattgaaatctctATTTCTCTTTGCAGTTAATTCAAACTTATTATCAGCTATCAATTCCAAATCCCATCTTACATGCAAAAATACATCTCTTCATAATAAAAGACGTGTACTTGGACATGTGGGGAGTTCACTTCATACGCCAAATAACACATTGACTAATGGTACAAAATTATGTTCCAATGTATAcctatttttttagtttactATCTTTTAATATCCAATGATAAAAGTGCGTATGCCTTTTGTTAACACTGAAACCATTAGTCAATATATGTTCAATCATTTTGTCAATTCATTTTCTTGAgaatattatttattgataatgatttttttaaatacttgcAGCTACTAATATTCAATCAAGTACGTGTCAGCAGACTCCTCTTACTACTAATATTCAATCAAGTACGTGTCAGCAGACTCCTCTTAACAGTACACGTGCAAAGTCAACTGTTATCCGTATACCCTTTGCTAATTTGACCAACGGTAAATTATTTACCAATATTATCGTTAGTCATCattattacaatttaaattaaattttataattcttaatatgatttatattttttttttttttttgaggaaatatgatttatatttcTAATCCTTTATAAAAAGGTAATACTTCTGGTTCATGCATTGTGGAACCCACCTTTAGCCAACCGAATTTGGAAGGAAATAGTCTTTCCATACCTGAGTTTGAAAATTTCACTACTGCTTCAACTTCAATGGGCTCTATTCATAATGGTTAGTATCTAAATATCAACACTTTATCTTTCAATCCTTTTtacattttaagttttaattcttggtatagttttaatttgtaatcaATCTTTTGTTTTAAAAAGGTAATTCTTCGGGCTCATGTGTTGTGGAACCCACCTTTAGACAACCAAATTTGTTAGTGAATCGCCTGTTGATGCCTGAGTTTGAAAATGCCACTACTACTTCAACTTCAAGGGCCTCTATTCATAATTGTTAGTATATAGATATTAGTAATTTAGCAATGAATCCTTTCTAtaccataattttattttattttttaggtacCTACTTGGACTTTGGTGATCAAATATATGCATGTGACCATTGTGGTGCTTTATTTTGGTTGGAAGAAAGAATAAACAAGGTTATGGGTAATCAAAATCCCAAGTATTCGCTCTGTTGTACTCATGGGAAGATAAAGTTGCCTCCGCCTTCAACTCCACCGACCTCAATATTtggattattttttaataacgATGTTAAGAGTACCCACTTTTTGCAAAATATTCGATCTTATAACAATATGTTTTGCTTTACTTCCATGGGTGGGAAAATTGATAGGACTATTAATAATGGAAATAGTCCACCCGTATTTAGGTTGCATGGGCAGAATTTTCACTTAATGGGCAGCTTGCTTCCAGAATTACGTGCACGTCCCAAATTTgcacaattatatatttatgacaCTCAAAATGAGATAGAAAATCGACTCCGTGCACTTGGGTAAGTGAATTCTTTCAAGTTAATGTtgtattcatttatttcattctaatagaatgataatattttattggtttGTCCATTTTGCATATGCAGAGAAGATGATTCTACTAATAGATTACATGTTGATATCGTCCAAGATATTAAAGATGCATTGGATCACAATAATGTTTTAGTCAAAACTTTTAGAATGGCGAGATCAGAGATTGAAACTAATCCCATGACTGAGATTAAGATCAAACTTATTGGAAAGAGGACTAAAGATGCAAGGACATATAACTTGCCCCAAGTTGGAGAAGTTGCTGCATTGATTGTGGGAGATATAGATCCAAACATGGGGCAACGTGATATCTTGGTAGAATCAAAGGCTGGTCATTTTCAAAGAATCAGTGAATTAAATCCTGCATATCTCCCACTTCAGTATCCATTGCTCTTTCCATATGGTGAAGACGGGTATAGAGAGGACATTCAATTTGCAGAAGTTGATGGTAGAAGTGCAGCAAGGAGAAATCGCATTAGTCCCagagaatatttttcttttcgcCTACAGGATAAAGTGTATGAAATGTCAACATTGTTGTATGCTAGAAGgttatttcaacaatttctggTGGATGCATATACTATGATTGAATCAGGGCGCTTAGTATACATTAGGACTCACCAGAAATCCCTTCGATGTGAGTCATATAAATGTTTGACTGATGCATTAACACGTGGAGAAGTAGATCCTACAGCCCAAGGAAAGCGAATCATTTTGCCATCGAGTTTTACTGGAGGCGCAAGATATATGGTTCAGAATTACCAAGATGCAATGGCAATTTGCAGATGGATTGGGTATCCAAGTCTTTTTATTATGGCAATTTGCAGATGGATTGGGTATCCAAGTCTTTTTATTACATCAATTTGCAGATGGATTGGGTATCCAAGTCTTTTTATTACATTCACATGTAACCCCAAGTGGCCGGAGATTGAAAGATTTTTACTCACATGTAACCCCAAGTGGCCGGAGATTGAAAGATTTTTACAAGCAAGGAGATTAAAGGCTGAGGATAGGCCAGATATTATATGTCGTGTTTTTAAAATGAAGTTAAATGCACTTATAAAAGAGCTTCGGAAAGATAACATTTTTGGATCTGTTTTAGcaggtaattttttaaaaatattttacctttaaattatctataaattatagttacaaaaaaaactaacctttcatttctttttcctttcagTTATCTACACAATTGAATTCCAAAAAAGGGGGTTACCACATGCTCACATATTACTATTTCTGGCCAAAAGTCATTCTGCTTCGACTCCGAGAGATATTGACATGATGATATCTGCTGAGGTACCAAGTGACTTGTGTGATCCTGAGTATTACAAAGCTGTAGAAGAATTTATGATGCACGGACCCTGTGGTTCAGCGAGGAAGAGTTCACCTTGCATGGTGAATGGTAGATGCTCTAAATTCTACCCAAAGAAATTTGTTGAGAAGTCCACTTTGGATGAAGATGGCTACCCTATTTATCGTAGGAGCGATAATGGTCGTACCATAACAAAGAATGGCATTGAGCTTGATAGTAGATATGTTGTTCCACACAACAGGTATTTGTTGCTGAAGTATAGGGCGCATATTAATGTTGAATGGTGTAATCAGTCCCGATCAATTAAGTACTTATTCAAGTACGTCAACAAAGGCAACGACAGGGTTACAGCTGAATTCTACAATAGTGCGGCAGAAAAAGGTACTGGAAAGGAGATAGATGAAATAAAGATGTACTATGATTGTAGGTATATTTCACCATGTGAGGCCGCTTGGAGGATATTTGCATTTGATATACAATTTAGGAATCCTTCTGTTGAGCGATTGAGTTTTCATCTACCAAATGAGCAATCTATcatatttgatgatgatgatgtggtCGGCGATGTTGTCAACCGTCCAACAGTCGCACACAGTATGTTCACTGCATGGTTTGAGGCTAACCTCAAATACACTCAGGCCCGACAATTGACGTATGCAGAAATGCCAACGaaatttgtttggaaaaaagataaaagagaaTGGAATCCTAGGCAAAGGAAGTGGGCAATCGGTCGTATTTTCTATGTTCCACCCAATTGTGGCGAACTCTTTTATCTTAGATGTCTTCTAAACATGGTTCGTGGACCGACTTGCTTTGATGATATCAAAACGGTGGATGGTGTGCAATATAATTCATTTAGAGATGCATGTTATGCACGTGGTTTAATTGAGGATGATAAAGAATATGTTGATGCAATAACTGAAGCAGCATTGTGGTCTTCTTCCCATTCTTTGAGGAAATTGTTTGTTACATTATTGACCTCAAACTCAATGGCCAAGCCAGAAAATGTATGGGAAGTTGTTCGGCAGTACCTATCAGACGATGCTGAATTCAATGctagaagaaaattaaatattccaggtataaatttcacaacacaatattatttttttaatcaaattttattttatatctctaaatcaattttttatacCCTTTATAGATTTAATCctcaatgaagcccaaaaatacaattttgctTTGATTGAAGTTGAAAAGTTGTTGAATACTTGGAACAAGTCATTAGCAGATTATCCACCCATGCCAATACCAAATAGAAGTAATGACTGGTTTTTAGGTAATCGGTTGTTGTACGAGGAAATGGCATATGACCGAGAAGCTTTAAAACAAGAACATGAAAGTTTGGTTTCAAAACTAACTGATGAACAGTTATCAATCTACAAAAAAGTTATTCAAGATGTTCAATCAAATAAAGGTGGGTTGTTTTTTGTTTACGGATATGGTGGCACAGGGAAAACATTTTTATGGAGGACAATGTCAGCTGCTTTAAGATCCAAGGGTGAAGTTGTTTTAAATGTGGCATCAAGCGGTATAGCTTCTTTACTACTACCTGGTGGGAGGACTGCACACTCAAGGTTTGCTATACCCATTTCTATTAATGAAGACTCCACTTGCAACATTAAGCAAGGTAGTCCACTTGCTGAATTAATTGTAAAAGCAAAGATGATCATTTGGGACGAAGCTCctatgatgcacaaacattgttttgaagCATTAGATAGAACAATGAGAGACTTAATGCGTTTCTCACATTCAAAAAGTTCAGAAATGACATTTGGTGGAAAAACAGTTGTCCTCGGTGGTGATTTTAGACAAATACTTCCGGTTATTCCGAAAGGCACAAGACAAGATATAGTACAAGCCAGTATTAATTCGTCTTACTTGTGGAACAATTGTGAAGTTCTTCGTTTAACCAAGAATTTGCGTTTGCGTGGTATTACAATTGGAGAAGAGGTTGAGAAGTTAGAGACTTTTGCAAATTGGATTGCTGATTTAGGCGATGGAAAGTTAGGTCAAAACAATGACGGTGAGTGCAATATAGTTATTCCGTCTCAGTTTGTATTGCAAAACGAAGGTGACCCCATCAAAGAAATTGTTGATACCACATTTCCTTCGTACTGCAGTGGGGAAATGGATCCTAAACATCTTGAGTCAAGAGCTATATTGGCTCCAACATTAGATGTTGTTGATCATGTCAATGAATACATGAACAATATGAATCAAGCATCTTCTAAGACATATTTGAGTTGTGATTCGGTGTGCAAGTCAGACACAAAtgctaatatgttatctgaagTACACACCACTGAATTTCTTAATAGTTTGAGGTGTTCAGGTGTTCCAAACCATTCTTTAACATTAAAGGTTGGATCTCCAATTATGCTTTTGAGGAATATAGACCACTCATTGGGCCTTTGTAACGGCACACGGTTGATCGTTACAAAATTAGGCAACCATGTGATCGAAGCTCAAATCCTATGTGGAAACAATGCAGGTACAAATGTTCTTATCCCACGATTGGCATTGACTCCTTCAGACCCAAGacttccttttaaatttcaaaggaaGCAATTTCCAGTTATGTTGTCATACGCAATGACAATCAACAAGAGTCAAGGACAGACGTTATCACATGTCGGACTTTTACTAAAAAAACCCGTCTTTAACCATGGCCAATTGTATGTAGCAGTTTCGAGGGTTAGTAATCCCGATGGTCTTAAGGTTTTAATATGTGGTGAATCTAGAGGCTTTTTGAACACTAAACAAAATGTCGTttacaaagaaatttttaataatttgtaattttattttactgtttacaaagaaatttttaataatttgtaattttattttacttctaaTTTGAACAAGTtttttatattacttttatTGAATGTATCTTAagcattttatatttttatattacttttatTGAATGTATCTTaagcattttatatattttaattatactataacTATATagccgtgcatcgcacgggtgactTACTAGTTTTAAGTTAAAAGAAGTAATAAGTCagtcctttcaaaaaaaagtaataag
This portion of the Ipomoea triloba cultivar NCNSP0323 chromosome 5, ASM357664v1 genome encodes:
- the LOC116020319 gene encoding uncharacterized protein LOC116020319, translated to MNPFYTIILFYFLGTYLDFGDQIYACDHCGALFWLEERINKVMGNQNPKYSLCCTHGKIKLPPPSTPPTSIFGLFFNNDVKSTHFLQNIRSYNNMFCFTSMGGKIDRTINNGNSPPVFRLHGQNFHLMGSLLPELRAQDDSTNRLHVDIVQDIKDALDHNNVLVKTFRMARSEIETNPMTEIKIKLIGKRTKDARTYNLPQVGEVAALIVGDIDPNMGQRDILVESKAGHFQRISELNPAYLPLQYPLLFPYGEDGYREDIQFAEVDGRSAARRNRISPREYFSFRLQDKVYEMSTLLYARRLFQQFLVDAYTMIESGRLVYIRTHQKSLRCESYKCLTDALTRGEVDPTAQGKRIILPSSFTGGARYMVQNYQDAMAICRWIGYPSLFIMAICRWIGFLLTCNPKWPEIERFLQARRLKAEDRPDIICRVFKMKLNALIKELRKDNIFGSVLAVIYTIEFQKRGLPHAHILLFLAKSHSASTPRDIDMMISAEVPSDLCDPEYYKAVEEFMMHGPCGSARKSSPCMVNGRCSKFYPKKFVEKSTLDEDGYPIYRRSDNGRTITKNGIELDSRYVVPHNRYLLLKYRAHINVEWCNQSRSIKYLFKYVNKGNDRVTAEFYNSAAEKGTGKEIDEIKMYYDCRYISPCEAAWRIFAFDIQFRNPSVERLSFHLPNEQSIIFDDDDVVGDVVNRPTVAHSMFTAWFEVRGPTCFDDIKTVDGVQYNSFRDACYARGLIEDDKEYVDAITEAALWSSSHSLRKLFVTLLTSNSMAKPENVWEVVRQYLSDDAEFNARRKLNIPDLILNEAQKYNFALIEVEKLLNTWNKSLADYPPMPIPNRSNDWFLGNRLLYEEMAYDREALKQEHESLVSKLTDEQLSIYKKVIQDVQSNKGGLFFVYGYGGTGKTFLWRTMSAALRSKGEVVLNVASSGIASLLLPGGRTAHSRFAIPISINEDSTCNIKQGSPLAELIVKAKMIIWDEAPMMHKHCFEALDRTMRDLMRFSHSKSSEMTFGGKTVVLGGDFRQILPVIPKGTRQDIVQASINSSYLWNNCEVLRLTKNLRLRGITIGEEVEKLETFANWIADLGDGKLGQNNDGECNIVIPSQFVLQNEGDPIKEITYLSCDSVCKSDTNANMLSEVHTTEFLNSLRCSGVPNHSLTLKVGSPIMLLRNIDHSLGLCNGTRLIVTKLGNHVIEAQILCGNNAGTNVLIPRLALTPSDPRLPFKFQRKQFPVMLSYAMTINKSQGQTLSHVGLLLKKPVFNHGQLYVAVSRVSNPDGLKVLICGESRGFLNTKQNVVYKEIFNNL